Below is a window of Aphanothece sacrum FPU1 DNA.
AGAATTTGTCATTTTTTTGTAACCAATATGTAAATAAACAATAATCTTTCATCACCCATTAATAAGTTTATGGATCACGCTATAGTTATAGTACCCAAAATTGAAGCTAAAATTATCATCAGAATGTCAAGATTTATAACGATTGAGAACATCAAGAACAAAAAATCGTCTAAATGTGATCTAAAAAAATATCTATTAATCGATATACCTTGACTAATTGACACTAGGAATGTTATAGTTCTGCCCTAATTACCTTATCCTCCAAAGCCTATGCAACCTATTGATTATCTCATTATCTTATTTTACTTAATTATGACTCTGATTATTGGCTTTATGCCCCTTTTATTTCGCAAAAGAAAAGATATTAGTTATTTCTTGTTTAATAAAAAAGATATTCCTGGTTTATGGCATTCACTACGCACAAATGATGATCAACAAAGTTTAGAAGACTATCACTTAGGAAACTTCCCCTGGTGGGCGTTAGGGGCTTCAGGAATGGCTTCTAATGTGGATATTGCCGGAACAATGGTTATTGCTGCCCTGGTTTATGCTTTGGGAACTCAAGGCTTCTTTATTGAAATTCGGGGTGGAATTGTGCTAATCATGGCATTTTTAATGATTTTCATGGGAAAATGGACGAGAAGGGCTGTTATTACTGAAAATGGAGAAGAAAGACGAGTAATGACGACGGCAGAATGGATGATTTTCCGCTTTGGAAAAGGCAAAGGGGGAGATTTTGCTCGTCTTATTAGTGCCGTTTCTAATATAGTATTTTCTATTGGGGCAATGAGTTATTTTTCCATTGGTGGCGGTAAATTTATCGGAACTTTAATGGGAATTGATGATCGTTTTGCTTCCATATTATTAGTGGTTTTAGCTGCAGTTTATACCATTGCTAGTGGCTTTAGTGGAGTAATTTGGACAGATGTTTTTCAAGGTTTATTAATCCTTGTTGCTGTGATTTATATTTCTTGGTTATCTTGGACAACTGTGACACTACCTGAGACATTTTCTGTATCAATTCCTAATGGTGACAGTTTCATTATTAAAAATTGGAATTTTGCAGATTGGAGTCATATTTATCCACCTTTTACCGCAGATTTACCAGGAGATTATGCTATTTTTAATTTGTTTGGTGGTGTCATTTCGTTTTACCTGTTAAAAACAGTTATTGAAGGCTGTAGTGGGGCAGGTGGATATATGGCACAACGATATTTTGCTGCGAAAGATGAAAAAGCAACGGCATTTTTATCCCTGTTTTGGATTATTTCTATGTCCTTTCGTTGGCCCCTAATTGCTGCTTTTGCTATGTTAGGTATTCACTATGGTTTAACCCATAGTTCGCCTATTACTGACCCTGAATTAATCTTACCTATTGTTATAAACACCTATGTTCCCACAGGTTTAAAAGGATTATTAGTGGCTTGTTTTATGGCAGCAGCGATGTCAACCTTTTCCTCAATTATTAATGCGAGTGCTGCTTATTGGACAAAAGATATTTATGAACCTTATGTCCTCAAAAATAATCCCTCTCGACGTAATCAAATGTCCCTTGAAGAACAGAATCAAAAATTAGTTTTTCAAAGTCGTTTAGCTTCTCTTTTAATTGTTGCTACTGGATTAGTTTTTAGCTTTAATTTGAGTAATATTAATGAAATTTGGGGTTGGTTATCTTTGGGGTTAGGAGTTGGATTAGGAATTCCTTTATTATTACGCTGGTATTGGTGGGAATTTAATGGTTATGGGTTTGCTTGGGGTACATTAGGAGGAATGATAGCAGCTATCCTTACTAAAGCGGTTATTTTACCCTTAACAAATAATCTTCAAAATCAAGAATATATTCTCTTTTTTGTCCCGGCTATTTTTTCTTTATTAGGTTGTATTATTGGCACTTATGCTACACCTGAAGAACATAAAACTGATAAAAAAGTTGTAGAAAATTTTTATAATATAACGAAACCTTTTGGCTTCTGGGGAGAATTTAGTAAAGGTTTAACGAGAGAGCATAAATTTGATATCATATCCACATTTATTGCT
It encodes the following:
- a CDS encoding sodium:solute symporter family transporter, with product MQPIDYLIILFYLIMTLIIGFMPLLFRKRKDISYFLFNKKDIPGLWHSLRTNDDQQSLEDYHLGNFPWWALGASGMASNVDIAGTMVIAALVYALGTQGFFIEIRGGIVLIMAFLMIFMGKWTRRAVITENGEERRVMTTAEWMIFRFGKGKGGDFARLISAVSNIVFSIGAMSYFSIGGGKFIGTLMGIDDRFASILLVVLAAVYTIASGFSGVIWTDVFQGLLILVAVIYISWLSWTTVTLPETFSVSIPNGDSFIIKNWNFADWSHIYPPFTADLPGDYAIFNLFGGVISFYLLKTVIEGCSGAGGYMAQRYFAAKDEKATAFLSLFWIISMSFRWPLIAAFAMLGIHYGLTHSSPITDPELILPIVINTYVPTGLKGLLVACFMAAAMSTFSSIINASAAYWTKDIYEPYVLKNNPSRRNQMSLEEQNQKLVFQSRLASLLIVATGLVFSFNLSNINEIWGWLSLGLGVGLGIPLLLRWYWWEFNGYGFAWGTLGGMIAAILTKAVILPLTNNLQNQEYILFFVPAIFSLLGCIIGTYATPEEHKTDKKVVENFYNITKPFGFWGEFSKGLTREHKFDIISTFIAVPWQLCMFLLGMMIMMKNWENIKILSLVFFLLSIALYFTWLSPIIKQSLKDNKKEKLKEIEKISS